A section of the Planctomycetaceae bacterium genome encodes:
- a CDS encoding CRTAC1 family protein — protein MNNRIAILMLAVIFASAAGIAVWLGILDTSTSVPDHARQDATSEETGPVASVGGGFGTAPLSSSDESPLAAVRFSEVSGDVGLDVHYVNGVNPDLPGLMIYQSIGGGVAVIDADRDGLPDLFFPQASVGSPLDQRDSSATDVLIRNRSGRAADVSAIALPTDSDYGCGAAAGDVDGDGFPDLYVTNAGINRLLHNNGDGTFDRLPNEGISRDAQWTASAMIADLNGDGFPEIYDVNYCGGERPYTQVCMRESGQHPRTCIPTEFSAADDRLLLNSGDGSFQDVSQAAGILIPDGRGLGIIAAEFDGTAGLDLYVANDMTANFLFLNRTPQAGSSPLFEDHGVVSGTAYDFDGKAQASMGIAVDDADNDGLPDLFVTHFYNESNTYYHQQPGFYFVDESVAANLQSAAMQTLGFGTQFLDADLDGWPDLVVVNGHVDDFTETGVPYRMKPQFFRNRGGRFTERPAADVGAFFAAEQLGRGLAKLDWNRDGREDFVVSRLIDPAALVVNDTSVTGHSAILYLTGRIARDAIGAKVTITAGGVSRTRQLVAGDGFASTNERRIVCGLGTASHIDSLHVIWPDGSESSYSDLPADRAWRLVQGVGTAFELPAEAQP, from the coding sequence GTGAACAATCGCATTGCAATCCTGATGCTTGCTGTGATATTCGCTTCCGCTGCCGGCATAGCAGTGTGGCTGGGCATTCTTGACACTTCGACTTCCGTACCGGATCACGCCCGACAGGACGCAACTTCAGAAGAAACCGGCCCGGTCGCGTCGGTTGGCGGCGGCTTCGGGACGGCACCGCTGAGTTCATCGGATGAGTCACCGCTGGCGGCTGTTCGTTTTTCGGAAGTCAGTGGCGACGTTGGCCTGGACGTCCACTACGTCAACGGCGTGAATCCGGATCTTCCGGGACTGATGATTTACCAGAGCATCGGCGGAGGCGTCGCGGTGATCGATGCTGACCGCGACGGGTTGCCGGATCTGTTCTTTCCGCAGGCTTCTGTCGGCTCACCGCTGGATCAGCGTGACTCTTCCGCCACGGACGTTCTGATTCGCAATCGATCGGGTCGTGCGGCGGACGTGTCGGCGATCGCTTTGCCGACAGATTCGGACTACGGCTGCGGCGCGGCTGCGGGTGATGTCGACGGCGACGGGTTCCCGGATTTGTACGTCACCAACGCGGGAATCAATCGCCTGCTGCACAACAACGGTGACGGAACGTTCGATCGGCTGCCGAATGAGGGGATTTCCCGTGACGCTCAATGGACGGCGTCCGCAATGATTGCCGACTTGAACGGCGACGGCTTTCCCGAAATCTATGACGTGAACTATTGCGGCGGCGAGCGGCCCTACACTCAGGTTTGTATGAGAGAATCCGGCCAGCACCCGAGAACCTGCATTCCCACGGAGTTTTCCGCCGCGGATGATCGACTGCTGCTGAATTCCGGCGACGGCAGCTTTCAGGATGTCAGCCAGGCCGCCGGCATTCTGATTCCTGACGGCCGGGGCCTGGGGATCATCGCCGCAGAATTTGACGGGACTGCGGGGCTGGATCTTTACGTCGCAAATGACATGACAGCGAATTTCCTGTTCCTCAACCGCACGCCGCAGGCAGGTTCTTCACCGCTGTTTGAAGACCACGGAGTTGTGTCCGGTACCGCGTATGATTTTGACGGCAAAGCTCAGGCATCAATGGGCATCGCCGTGGATGACGCCGACAACGATGGTCTGCCGGATTTGTTCGTGACTCACTTCTACAACGAATCGAATACGTACTACCACCAGCAGCCGGGGTTCTATTTTGTGGATGAATCTGTCGCCGCGAACCTGCAGTCGGCGGCCATGCAGACACTTGGCTTCGGGACTCAGTTTCTGGACGCTGACCTGGATGGCTGGCCGGACCTGGTCGTCGTGAACGGTCATGTCGATGATTTTACGGAAACGGGTGTTCCGTATCGCATGAAGCCACAGTTCTTCCGCAATCGCGGCGGACGTTTCACCGAACGGCCGGCTGCCGATGTCGGTGCATTCTTCGCCGCGGAACAACTTGGCAGGGGACTTGCGAAGCTCGACTGGAACCGCGACGGAAGGGAAGACTTTGTCGTTTCGCGGCTGATCGACCCGGCGGCGCTGGTCGTCAATGACACGTCCGTCACGGGGCACTCTGCAATTCTGTATCTGACTGGACGGATTGCTCGCGATGCCATCGGCGCCAAAGTCACCATCACTGCCGGCGGTGTTTCCAGAACCCGGCAACTTGTCGCGGGCGACGGATTCGCCAGCACCAACGAACGCCGCATCGTCTGCGGCCTGGGAACGGCCAGCCACATCGATTCGCTGCACGTGATCTGGCCGGACGGATCGGAATCGTCGTACAGTGATCTTCCGGCGGACCGCGCCTGGCGCCTTGTGCAGGGTGTGGGCACGGCGTTTGAACTGCCGGCGGAGGCGCAACCGTGA